In one Rhodococcus sp. B50 genomic region, the following are encoded:
- a CDS encoding class I adenylate-forming enzyme family protein — protein MSGTVVDALTYWSRSKPDLTAIDFDGNSVTYAELAAWADGVAHDLVSRGVVPGDRVSFLGANSLEWAVAALGAMKVGAIAVGFNQRMLVGELTTLVDDCEPTVIYCEEALLPRLEEVYQARSTFSIAVFEKDVRPLRGGDHAKYRTPVVDLDTPTAIVFTSGTTGKPKGVIFTHGTIAGEMHEWHLMEPIQPNNLRPVLVLPLFTAAGIIWGISRVVLHGGTLFLQPGFDPARALRILAEDKANTLTGPPILFEQIARVPGFTDTDLSHMVTAHVGGARVPVDLLHKWQAQGVSLRQIYGQTEIGGSATAMPREEAAEHPDKCGWGGIFTKIRVVDPEGNNLRPNETGQILLRGPGMMPGYWRNEDATRSALIDGWLYTGDLGKLDENGYLTFVDRLKDMIISGGLNISPAEIETVINQIPGVEEVAVISVPDAKFGETPAALVRSTTELKESEVVDFCNERLADYKVPRYVVFMDEPLPRMPSGKIAKRQLRDAFANVPDDYDKVR, from the coding sequence ATGAGCGGAACAGTTGTAGACGCGTTGACCTACTGGTCCCGGTCGAAGCCGGATCTGACCGCCATCGACTTCGATGGAAACAGCGTCACCTACGCAGAGTTGGCAGCCTGGGCGGACGGTGTCGCCCACGACCTCGTTTCCCGCGGTGTCGTTCCCGGTGACCGGGTGAGCTTTCTCGGTGCCAACAGCCTCGAGTGGGCTGTGGCGGCGCTCGGTGCGATGAAGGTCGGCGCTATCGCGGTCGGATTCAACCAGCGCATGCTCGTCGGTGAACTGACCACTCTCGTCGACGATTGCGAACCCACCGTCATCTATTGCGAGGAAGCGCTGTTGCCGCGCCTGGAAGAGGTTTACCAGGCACGTAGCACGTTCTCGATCGCCGTGTTCGAAAAGGATGTGCGTCCGCTGCGCGGCGGCGACCATGCGAAGTACCGGACGCCGGTGGTCGATCTCGACACCCCCACCGCCATCGTGTTCACCAGTGGTACCACCGGCAAACCGAAAGGTGTGATCTTCACCCACGGCACGATTGCCGGTGAGATGCACGAGTGGCACCTGATGGAACCGATTCAGCCGAACAACCTGCGACCGGTGCTGGTGTTGCCCCTGTTCACCGCTGCCGGCATCATCTGGGGTATTTCGCGTGTCGTTCTGCACGGTGGAACCTTGTTCCTCCAACCCGGATTCGATCCGGCGAGGGCGCTGCGCATCCTCGCAGAGGACAAGGCCAATACGTTGACCGGACCGCCGATCCTCTTCGAACAGATCGCAAGGGTTCCCGGGTTCACGGACACGGATCTCAGTCACATGGTGACCGCACACGTCGGTGGTGCGCGTGTGCCCGTCGATCTTCTGCACAAATGGCAGGCGCAAGGAGTGTCGCTGCGACAGATCTACGGTCAGACCGAGATCGGTGGATCCGCGACCGCGATGCCACGCGAGGAAGCAGCCGAACATCCCGACAAGTGCGGTTGGGGCGGCATCTTCACCAAGATTCGCGTCGTCGATCCCGAAGGTAACAATCTGCGTCCCAACGAAACCGGCCAGATTCTTCTGCGCGGACCCGGCATGATGCCGGGCTATTGGCGCAATGAGGACGCGACCCGGTCGGCCCTGATCGACGGTTGGCTTTACACCGGCGATCTCGGAAAACTCGACGAGAACGGCTACCTCACGTTCGTCGATCGTCTCAAGGACATGATCATCTCCGGTGGTCTGAACATCTCGCCTGCCGAAATCGAAACGGTGATCAACCAGATTCCCGGAGTCGAGGAGGTCGCGGTGATCAGCGTTCCCGACGCCAAGTTCGGCGAGACACCGGCCGCACTGGTCCGCTCAACCACCGAGTTGAAGGAATCCGAGGTAGTCGATTTCTGCAACGAACGTCTCGCCGACTACAAGGTTCCGCGGTATGTCGTCTTCATGGATGAACCGCTGCCCCGGATGCCGAGTGGGAAGATCGCCAAACGACAGTTGCGAGACGCTTTCGCGAATGTGCCCGACGACTACGACAAGGTTCGGTGA